In the Microtus pennsylvanicus isolate mMicPen1 chromosome 6, mMicPen1.hap1, whole genome shotgun sequence genome, one interval contains:
- the C2cd4c gene encoding C2 calcium-dependent domain-containing protein 4C — protein sequence MRKTNMWFLERLRGSGDNGASRGVGGEAGDKASKGPLYSNVLTPDKIPDFFIPPKLPSGPPEAEGQADLGPSTSEQNLASPGPRRAPRSPRLPVKLASESRSLLKAATRHVIQIESAEDWTAEEATNADPQAQGAMSLPSVPKAQTSYGFATLAESPHTRRKESLFHSEHGALAQVGSPGAGRRRAGAKANGGNGGPREAGGGLMSPSRYFSGGESDTGSSAESSPFGSPLLSRSVSLLKGFAQDSQAKVSQLKHSVGRHGSLSADDSTPDTSPGVRRRLTRKATPEPGPESGQAPRGEHTVRMGTRGSVRLLAEYEAAQARLRVRLLAAEGLYDRPCDARSINCCVGLCLVPGKLQKQRSTIIKNSRHPIFNEDFFFDGLGPASVRKLALRIKVVNKGSSLKRDTILGEEELPLTSLLPFL from the coding sequence ATGAGAAAAACCAACATGTGGTTCTTGGAACGGCTTCGGGGCTCTGGGGACAATGGAGCCAGCCGCGGGGTGGGTGGCGAGGCTGGGGACAAGGCCTCCAAGGGCCCTCTATATAGCAACGTGCTGACGCCGGACAAGATCCCCGACTTCTTCATACCCCCCAAGCTGCCCTCAGGCCCTCCAGAGGCTGAGGGGCAGGCAGACCTGGGCCCATCCACTTCCGAGCAGAACCTGGCTTCACCTGGGCCCCGCCGAGCACCACGAAGCCCCCGGCTGCCTGTCAAGTTGGCCTCAGAGAGCAGGAGTCTGCTGAAGGCAGCCACACGACACGTGATTCAGATAGAGAGCGCAGAGGACTGGACAGCAGAGGAGGCCACCAACGCCGACCCCCAGGCACAGGGTGCCATGTCGTTGCCCTCTGTGCCCAAGGCTCAAACATCCTATGGCTTTGCCACACTGGCTGAGAGCCCCCATACCCGACGCAAGGAGTCCCTTTTCCACAGTGAGCACGGGGCCCTGGCCCAGGTGGGTTCCCCTGGTGCTGGCCGCCGGCGAGCAGGTGCCAAGGCCAATGGAGGTAATGGGGGACCCCGGGAGGCTGGGGGGGGCCTGATGAGCCCTAGTCGCTACTTCAGCGGCGGGGAAAGTGACACGGGGTCCTCTGCCGAGTCCTCTCCCTTCGGGTCCCCTCTGCTCTCTCGCTCTGTGTCGCTGCTCAAGGGCTTcgcccaggacagccaggctaagGTGAGCCAGCTGAAACACTCGGTGGGCCGCCATGGTTCCCTGTCTGCCGATGACAGCACCCCAGACACTAGCCCAGGTGTCCGTCGCCGCTTGACCCGCAAGGCTACCCCGGAGCCAGGCCCCGAGTCTGGCCAGGCACCACGTGGCGAGCACACAGTGCGGATGGGCACCAGGGGCAGCGTGAGGCTGCTGGCGGAATATGAGGCGGCTCAGGCCCGCCTGCGGGTGCGCCTGTTGGCGGCTGAGGGTCTGTACGACCGGCCTTGTGATGCCCGGAGCATCAACTGCTGCGTGGGGCTGTGCCTGGTGCCCGGGAAGCTGCAGAAGCAGCGGAGCACCATCATCAAAAACAGTCGGCACCCCATCTTCAACGAGGACTTCTTCTTTGACGGCCTGGGTCCGGCCAGCGTGCGCAAGCTGGCCCTCAGAATCAAGGTGGTCAATAAGGGTAGCAGTCTCAAGCGGGACACAATCCTGGGGGAGGAGGAACTGCCACTGACCTCGCTGCTGCCCTTTCTGTGA